A genomic region of Bacillus sp. 2205SS5-2 contains the following coding sequences:
- the hemW gene encoding radical SAM family heme chaperone HemW, whose amino-acid sequence MVSAAYIHIPFCEHICHYCDFNKVFLKGQPVDEYLHFLDQEIKVTLEQFPTEDIQTIFVGGGTPTSLSSKQLDILCSSIRNHLPYQRGEFTFEANPGDLSKEKLEVLRSNGVNRLSFGVQSFNNDLLRKIGRTHTAEEVYTSIATAKETGFENISIDLIYSLPTQTISDFEETLDAALALDLPHYSSYSLIIEPKTIFYNLMQKGQLPLPGQDKEADMFELLMKKMDNYGLKQYEISNFAKPGFESKHNLVYWNNEEYYGFGAGSHGYMAGVRRANYGPLRKYMQPLQENKLPFIEEIPVSKKEKMEEEMFLGLRKMEGVSRENFLIKYEIDLYDVFSAAMIDLTKKELIEDNSGWVRLTNKGKFLGNEVFQSFLQ is encoded by the coding sequence ATGGTTTCTGCTGCTTATATTCATATTCCGTTTTGTGAACATATTTGTCATTACTGCGATTTTAATAAAGTATTTTTAAAAGGGCAGCCGGTTGATGAATATTTACATTTTTTAGACCAAGAGATAAAAGTAACACTTGAACAATTTCCAACGGAGGATATTCAAACGATTTTTGTGGGTGGTGGTACTCCTACTTCTTTAAGTTCCAAACAGTTGGATATTCTTTGTAGCAGCATTCGCAATCATTTACCTTACCAAAGGGGAGAATTCACATTTGAAGCGAATCCAGGAGACTTATCAAAAGAAAAATTAGAGGTTTTACGTTCGAATGGAGTCAATCGCCTTAGCTTTGGTGTTCAGTCTTTTAACAATGACTTATTAAGAAAAATCGGTCGTACCCATACCGCTGAAGAAGTGTATACCTCAATCGCCACGGCAAAAGAAACCGGATTTGAAAATATTAGCATTGATTTAATTTATAGCTTACCGACTCAAACCATTTCAGATTTTGAAGAAACTTTAGATGCGGCACTAGCTTTAGATCTTCCTCATTATTCGAGTTATTCACTAATTATTGAACCCAAAACCATCTTTTATAATTTAATGCAAAAAGGCCAACTGCCACTACCAGGACAGGATAAAGAAGCAGATATGTTTGAATTATTGATGAAAAAAATGGATAATTACGGATTGAAGCAGTATGAAATTAGTAATTTTGCGAAACCAGGCTTTGAGAGTAAACATAATCTTGTGTATTGGAATAATGAGGAATATTACGGTTTTGGTGCAGGTTCTCATGGTTATATGGCAGGAGTAAGACGGGCAAACTATGGACCATTAAGAAAATATATGCAACCATTACAAGAAAATAAACTACCTTTCATTGAAGAAATTCCGGTGTCCAAAAAGGAGAAAATGGAGGAAGAAATGTTCCTCGGATTGAGGAAAATGGAAGGGGTATCTCGTGAAAACTTCCTAATAAAATACGAAATAGATCTCTACGACGTGTTTTCAGCCGCAATGATAGATTTAACTAAGAAAGAACTCATTGAAGACAACTCTGGCTGGGTTCGGTTGACGAACAAAGGAAAGTTTTTAGGGAATGAAGTGTTCCAATCTTTTTTACAATAA
- the hrcA gene encoding heat-inducible transcriptional repressor HrcA, whose amino-acid sequence MLTDRQLLILQIIIDDFIRSAQPVGSRSLSKKEDIVFSSATIRNEMADLEELGFIEKPHTSSGRIPSEKGYRYYVDHLLSPHTLNKQDMQKIQSVFAERIFEMENVVQKSAGILSELTNYTTIALGSLVRENRVKKLQIIPLNQETAIAIIVTDTGHVENKMFTLPPGIDSSDLEKMANILNERLIGIPLVELHDKIYKEVAVLLKQHIQRYDLVLLSISDALNLPSNEKLYFGGKTNMLNQPEFHDLNKVKKLLHMIEHEQGIYKLISQLPNGIQVKIGKENDSLVMEDCSLISASFSVGSNQVGTIAILGPTRMEYSRVISLLNFITTDMSKALTKLYQSE is encoded by the coding sequence ATGTTGACGGATCGACAACTTTTGATTTTACAAATAATCATTGATGACTTTATCCGCTCTGCTCAACCAGTGGGATCAAGAAGTTTGTCAAAAAAAGAGGACATTGTATTTAGCTCTGCAACCATTCGCAATGAAATGGCTGATTTAGAAGAGTTAGGATTCATTGAGAAACCACATACCTCTTCTGGACGGATTCCTTCTGAAAAAGGGTATCGATATTATGTTGACCATTTGCTTTCTCCTCACACTTTGAACAAACAAGATATGCAAAAAATCCAATCGGTCTTTGCGGAAAGAATTTTCGAGATGGAAAATGTAGTGCAGAAATCTGCAGGTATTCTTTCCGAATTAACCAATTATACAACTATAGCTCTTGGTTCCTTAGTCCGTGAAAATAGAGTGAAAAAACTCCAAATCATTCCGTTAAATCAGGAAACGGCTATCGCGATAATCGTCACGGATACAGGCCATGTAGAAAACAAAATGTTTACACTTCCACCAGGAATTGATTCAAGTGATCTAGAAAAAATGGCGAACATCCTAAATGAACGACTTATTGGTATACCACTTGTGGAATTACATGACAAGATTTATAAGGAAGTAGCTGTTTTGCTGAAGCAACATATTCAGAGATATGATCTGGTGCTCCTATCTATTTCAGACGCTTTGAATTTACCGTCAAATGAAAAACTGTATTTTGGTGGCAAAACGAATATGCTAAATCAGCCAGAATTTCATGATTTAAATAAAGTGAAAAAGCTATTGCATATGATTGAGCATGAACAAGGGATCTATAAGTTGATTTCTCAGCTTCCAAATGGGATTCAAGTGAAAATCGGCAAAGAAAATGACTCTCTAGTAATGGAAGATTGTAGTCTTATATCAGCTTCTTTCTCAGTTGGAAGCAATCAAGTTGGGACTATTGCCATATTAGGTCCAACACGGATGGAATATTCGCGAGTAATTAGTCTGTTAAACTTTATCACTACGGATATGTCTAAAGCTTTAACCAAGCTGTATCAAAGCGAATGA
- the grpE gene encoding nucleotide exchange factor GrpE, which produces MNEETKNEQPLEEVEVETEVVEPIFDETEEAGKAEGLSSKVSELEEKLVDEETRYLRLRADFDNFRRRVNLDREASEKYRAQSVISDILPALDNFERALNLEPDNEQTKTLLQGMDMVYRSLTDALTKEGLTAIQAVDQPFDPNLHQAVMQVEDTEKESNIVLEEFQKGYKLKDRVLRPAMVKVNQ; this is translated from the coding sequence ATGAATGAAGAAACTAAAAATGAACAACCACTAGAAGAAGTTGAGGTCGAAACAGAAGTAGTTGAACCCATCTTTGATGAAACAGAGGAAGCGGGTAAAGCTGAAGGTCTCTCTTCAAAAGTGAGCGAATTAGAAGAAAAGCTAGTAGATGAAGAAACACGTTATCTTCGACTTCGTGCCGACTTTGATAATTTCCGTCGCCGAGTGAACTTAGATCGTGAGGCGAGTGAAAAATATAGAGCACAAAGTGTCATTTCTGATATTCTTCCAGCCCTTGACAACTTTGAGCGTGCGTTAAACTTGGAACCGGATAACGAACAAACCAAAACTCTTTTGCAGGGAATGGACATGGTCTATCGCAGTCTAACAGATGCTTTAACGAAAGAAGGCTTAACAGCGATTCAAGCTGTCGACCAACCATTTGACCCGAATTTACATCAAGCGGTCATGCAAGTAGAAGACACAGAAAAAGAAAGCAATATTGTGCTTGAAGAGTTCCAAAAAGGGTATAAACTGAAAGATAGAGTACTTCGACCAGCGATGGTAAAAGTAAATCAATAA
- the dnaK gene encoding molecular chaperone DnaK: MSKIIGIDLGTTNSCVAVLEGGEPKVIPNPEGGRTTPSVVAFKNGEKQVGEVAKRQAITNPNTIISVKRHMGTSHKIEAEGKEYTPQEISALILQYIKGYAEDYLGETVEKAVITVPAYFNDAERQATKDAGKIAGLEVERIINEPTAAALAYGLDKMDEDQTILVYDLGGGTFDVSILELGDGVFEVRSTAGDNRLGGDDFDQVIIDFLVEDFKKDNGIDLSKDKMALQRLKDAAEKAKKDLSGVASTQISLPFITAGEAGPLHLEVTLSRAKFEELAADLVERTMVPTRQALKDAGLSASELDKVILVGGSTRIPAVQEAIKKATGKEPHRGVNPDEVVAMGAAIQGGVLTGDVKDVVLLDVTPLSLGIETMGGVFTKLIDRNTTIPTSKQQVFSTAADNQTAVDIHVLQGERPMANDNKTLGRFQLADIPPAPRGVPQVEVKFDIDKNGIVNVTAKDLGTGKEQNITIKSSSGLSEDEIERMVKEAEENADADKARKEEVELRNEADQLVFTTEKTLKDLEGKVEEEEVKKAEEAKEALKAAIEKNELAEIREKKDTLQEIVQALSMKLYEEAAQQAQGAEGAEEGKKDDNVVDADFEEVNDDK, from the coding sequence ATGAGCAAAATTATCGGTATTGACTTAGGAACAACAAACTCATGTGTTGCAGTCCTAGAGGGTGGAGAACCAAAAGTAATTCCAAATCCTGAAGGTGGACGTACAACACCATCTGTTGTTGCATTTAAAAATGGTGAAAAGCAAGTAGGGGAAGTTGCGAAGCGTCAAGCGATTACAAACCCAAATACGATTATTTCTGTTAAACGTCATATGGGAACAAGTCATAAAATTGAAGCAGAAGGAAAAGAGTATACACCTCAAGAAATTTCTGCGTTAATTCTGCAATATATCAAAGGATATGCAGAAGATTACTTAGGAGAAACCGTTGAAAAAGCGGTTATTACAGTTCCTGCTTACTTCAATGATGCTGAACGTCAAGCAACGAAAGACGCTGGTAAAATTGCTGGATTAGAAGTAGAAAGAATCATTAACGAACCAACAGCGGCAGCTCTAGCCTATGGTTTAGACAAAATGGATGAAGATCAAACAATCCTTGTGTATGACCTTGGTGGTGGAACGTTTGACGTATCTATTCTAGAACTTGGAGATGGCGTTTTTGAAGTACGCTCAACAGCTGGTGATAATCGCCTAGGTGGAGATGACTTTGACCAAGTGATTATCGATTTCTTGGTTGAGGACTTCAAAAAGGACAACGGAATTGATTTATCTAAAGATAAAATGGCTCTACAACGTTTAAAAGATGCTGCTGAAAAAGCGAAAAAAGACCTTTCAGGAGTGGCTTCTACTCAAATTTCATTGCCATTTATTACAGCTGGAGAAGCGGGACCACTTCATTTAGAAGTAACGCTCTCTCGTGCTAAATTTGAAGAGTTAGCTGCAGATTTAGTTGAGCGTACAATGGTTCCAACTCGTCAGGCGCTTAAAGATGCTGGTCTTTCAGCTTCAGAGCTTGATAAAGTAATCTTGGTGGGTGGATCAACTCGTATCCCAGCTGTTCAAGAAGCCATTAAAAAAGCAACAGGAAAAGAACCACATCGTGGCGTTAACCCAGATGAAGTAGTAGCGATGGGTGCAGCTATCCAAGGTGGAGTACTTACAGGTGACGTGAAAGACGTTGTGTTACTAGACGTGACTCCACTATCACTTGGTATTGAGACAATGGGTGGCGTATTCACAAAATTAATTGATCGTAATACGACAATTCCAACATCTAAACAACAAGTGTTCTCAACTGCAGCTGATAATCAAACTGCCGTAGACATTCATGTTTTACAAGGTGAGCGCCCAATGGCGAATGATAATAAAACGCTTGGACGATTCCAACTTGCTGATATCCCGCCAGCACCACGCGGTGTACCTCAGGTAGAAGTGAAATTCGATATCGATAAAAATGGTATCGTGAACGTAACGGCAAAAGACCTTGGCACAGGAAAAGAGCAAAACATAACGATCAAGTCATCATCAGGTCTTTCAGAAGACGAAATCGAGCGCATGGTTAAAGAAGCTGAAGAAAATGCAGATGCGGATAAAGCTCGTAAAGAAGAAGTAGAACTTCGTAACGAAGCAGATCAACTAGTGTTTACAACAGAAAAAACACTTAAAGATCTTGAAGGTAAAGTGGAAGAAGAAGAAGTGAAAAAAGCAGAAGAAGCAAAAGAAGCCCTAAAAGCAGCGATTGAGAAAAATGAATTAGCTGAAATTCGTGAAAAGAAAGATACTCTTCAAGAAATTGTTCAAGCTCTTTCAATGAAGTTATACGAAGAAGCTGCTCAACAAGCTCAAGGTGCTGAAGGTGCTGAAGAAGGCAAAAAAGACGATAATGTGGTCGATGCAGACTTTGAAGAAGTAAACGACGATAAATAA
- the dnaJ gene encoding molecular chaperone DnaJ, producing the protein MSKRDYYEVLGLGKSASQDEIKKSYRKLSKKFHPDINKEADANEKFKEVKDAYETLSDEQKRAHYDRYGHTDPNQGFGGGGAAGFGGFEDIFNSFFGGGGGRRRDPNAPRQGADLQYTMTLSFEEAAFGKDTEIDIPNEETCETCKGNGAKPGTKPETCSHCQGTGQLNVEQDTPFGRIVNRRVCNHCDGTGQTIKHKCSTCGGKGKVRKRRKISVKVPAGIDDGQQLRVTGQGEPGVNGGPAGDLYVVFHVRTHDFFERDGDDIYCEMPLHFSQATLGDEIQVPTLHGKVKLKVPAGTQTGTRFRLKGKGVPNVRGYGQGDQHVIVKVVTPTKLSDKQKSLLREFADISGGMPDEQHHSIFDKVKRAFKGE; encoded by the coding sequence ATGAGTAAAAGGGATTATTACGAAGTATTAGGTTTGGGGAAAAGTGCTTCTCAAGATGAGATTAAAAAATCATATCGAAAACTCTCTAAAAAGTTCCATCCAGACATCAATAAAGAAGCGGATGCAAACGAGAAGTTTAAAGAAGTGAAAGATGCTTATGAAACGTTGAGTGATGAGCAAAAGCGCGCTCACTATGATCGCTATGGTCATACTGATCCAAATCAAGGGTTTGGTGGCGGAGGAGCTGCCGGTTTTGGCGGTTTTGAAGATATCTTTAATTCATTCTTCGGTGGTGGAGGCGGAAGACGCCGTGATCCTAATGCCCCACGTCAGGGAGCAGATCTTCAGTATACAATGACGTTAAGCTTTGAAGAAGCGGCTTTTGGGAAAGACACTGAAATAGATATACCAAATGAAGAAACGTGTGAAACTTGTAAGGGGAACGGCGCTAAACCAGGAACTAAGCCAGAAACATGTTCTCATTGTCAAGGAACAGGTCAATTAAATGTAGAACAAGATACGCCATTTGGTCGAATTGTTAATCGTCGGGTATGTAACCATTGCGATGGAACAGGACAAACGATTAAGCATAAATGTTCTACTTGTGGTGGAAAAGGAAAAGTAAGGAAACGCCGTAAAATTAGTGTGAAAGTGCCAGCAGGAATTGATGATGGTCAACAACTTCGTGTTACAGGTCAAGGTGAACCTGGAGTGAACGGAGGACCGGCCGGGGATTTATATGTGGTATTCCATGTAAGAACGCATGATTTCTTTGAACGAGATGGTGACGATATTTATTGTGAAATGCCTTTACATTTTTCTCAAGCAACGCTAGGTGACGAAATTCAAGTACCGACTCTTCATGGAAAAGTGAAGTTAAAAGTGCCAGCAGGAACGCAAACAGGCACACGTTTCCGCCTAAAAGGTAAAGGTGTACCAAATGTTAGAGGATACGGGCAAGGTGACCAGCACGTGATTGTGAAAGTTGTTACGCCAACCAAATTATCAGATAAACAAAAATCTTTATTGCGTGAGTTTGCTGATATCAGTGGCGGAATGCCCGATGAGCAGCATCACAGTATTTTTGACAAAGTAAAACGTGCCTTCAAAGGTGAATAA